One window from the genome of Pyrobaculum ferrireducens encodes:
- a CDS encoding lysine exporter LysO family protein has product MLYLSLVKYLGAIALGYALGKALGRRPPPWIFTAVVTALVFFVAANASEVVLRNVGGFLFVSFLYALALVLASAALGSALDRGGAANSAQRPAISLYVVFALAAGFAAGSVAKLDYSSAVDPLLILLLLAAGADMAGVGVRFEVSMLAAPAISLAATAVVAPFFTLLFNITPAVAFGMGWYSFTGPYLAAAGDAAGGAYGLLVNFLREQLTFVLAPLLARRFGKVGVLAMGGATTMDNTLPLYTALYGSSFSIYAFANGVVLTVLVPIIVPLIHQIYTNII; this is encoded by the coding sequence GTGCTCTACCTCTCTCTGGTGAAGTACCTAGGAGCCATCGCCCTGGGCTACGCGCTGGGCAAGGCGCTGGGGAGGCGCCCGCCGCCGTGGATATTCACGGCAGTCGTCACCGCGCTGGTTTTCTTCGTGGCGGCCAACGCCTCCGAGGTGGTGCTGAGAAACGTGGGGGGGTTCCTCTTCGTGTCTTTTCTATACGCCCTGGCCCTGGTGCTGGCCTCGGCGGCGCTGGGCTCGGCGCTCGACAGAGGAGGCGCCGCCAACTCCGCCCAGAGGCCGGCCATTTCGCTCTACGTCGTCTTCGCCCTAGCCGCCGGCTTCGCCGCGGGGTCGGTGGCGAAGCTTGACTACTCTTCTGCGGTTGACCCCCTCCTTATTTTACTGCTGTTGGCGGCTGGCGCTGACATGGCGGGGGTGGGGGTCAGGTTTGAGGTATCTATGCTGGCGGCCCCGGCGATTTCCCTCGCGGCCACTGCCGTGGTTGCGCCGTTTTTCACACTGCTGTTCAACATCACGCCGGCCGTGGCCTTCGGCATGGGGTGGTACAGCTTCACCGGGCCCTACCTGGCGGCGGCGGGCGACGCCGCGGGTGGCGCCTACGGGCTGCTGGTCAACTTCCTCCGAGAACAGCTCACCTTCGTGCTGGCCCCCCTGCTGGCTAGGCGGTTTGGCAAAGTCGGCGTCTTGGCCATGGGGGGCGCCACCACGATGGACAACACGTTGCCGCTGTACACGGCGCTGTACGGATCCTCCTTTTCTATATATGCATTTGCCAACGGCGTGGTGTTAACCGTGCTGGTTCCCATAATCGTGCCATTAATACATCAAATCTACACCAACATTATATAA
- a CDS encoding nucleoside phosphorylase has product MPYHIRAERGDVAPVVVGVGDPARARLFASLMEEARLVNEHRYPVYTGRVKGRRITVAAHGIGGPSAAIALEELKMLGMEIFVRIGTAGSFGGLEVGDVLVAAAAAAPAGGVLGAYFPGHSPPLAADPPSHCEAGPVPQGAGRLRGLQRRLLRRGPPLCRVLAGPGGRRG; this is encoded by the coding sequence GTGCCTTACCACATCCGCGCGGAGCGTGGGGACGTGGCCCCCGTGGTTGTAGGCGTGGGGGACCCCGCCAGGGCTAGGCTATTCGCCTCTCTGATGGAGGAGGCGAGGCTGGTCAACGAGCACAGATACCCAGTCTACACCGGCCGCGTCAAGGGGAGGAGGATAACAGTGGCCGCCCACGGCATAGGCGGCCCCTCCGCCGCCATAGCCCTGGAGGAGTTGAAAATGCTGGGGATGGAGATCTTCGTGAGGATAGGCACCGCAGGGTCCTTCGGCGGGTTGGAGGTGGGCGACGTCTTGGTGGCGGCCGCCGCCGCGGCGCCCGCCGGCGGGGTGCTGGGGGCCTACTTCCCGGGCCACAGCCCTCCCCTGGCCGCGGATCCCCCATCTCACTGTGAGGCTGGCCCAGTCCCTCAAGGCGCCGGTCGGCTACGTGGTCTCCAGCGACGCCTTCTACGCAGAGGACCCCCACTTTGTAGAGTACTGGCGGGCCCGGGGGGCCGCCGCGGTTGA
- a CDS encoding M42 family metallopeptidase: MELEALTKALGVSGFEDEVRQRILNAVGGAEVDEFGNVVLRGRSKVAFVAHMDEVGLLVTNVEEDGRLRFRKVGGVDDKILPGSSVVLYGDGFRVEGVIGVAPPHFQQQQQQVTWQDLYIDVGASSRQEAEAMGIAPMTPAAFSRRYVEMGRYVSATALDDRAGCWALLEAYRRGAPATFIWTVQEEVGLMGARAVSKNLDVKYAVVVDTTACCHPNWTGGVKPGNGPVLRIFDNYGAFNNKLAKKVLEVAKRRGIPIQIGSGGGGTDAAAFFVSGIPSVAIGILTKYSHSPVEMAHREDLRNTVELIVALAEELSQ; encoded by the coding sequence ATGGAATTGGAAGCTCTTACCAAGGCGCTGGGGGTGTCTGGCTTCGAGGATGAGGTGAGGCAGAGGATTCTAAACGCCGTGGGCGGTGCCGAAGTCGACGAATTTGGCAACGTCGTCCTGCGGGGGAGGTCTAAGGTGGCTTTCGTGGCGCACATGGACGAGGTAGGGCTCCTCGTGACTAACGTCGAGGAGGATGGGAGGCTGAGGTTTAGGAAGGTGGGCGGAGTCGACGACAAGATCCTCCCCGGCTCCTCGGTGGTCCTCTACGGCGACGGCTTCCGGGTGGAGGGGGTGATCGGAGTGGCGCCGCCACACTTCCAGCAACAGCAACAGCAGGTGACTTGGCAAGACCTCTACATAGACGTGGGGGCCTCCAGCCGGCAGGAGGCGGAGGCTATGGGCATTGCCCCCATGACCCCCGCCGCATTTTCGCGGCGGTATGTCGAGATGGGGAGGTACGTCTCCGCCACAGCGCTCGACGACAGGGCGGGTTGCTGGGCGCTTCTCGAGGCCTACAGAAGGGGCGCCCCGGCGACTTTTATATGGACTGTGCAGGAGGAGGTGGGGCTGATGGGGGCCCGGGCTGTTTCTAAAAACCTAGACGTGAAGTACGCCGTCGTGGTGGACACCACCGCCTGCTGCCACCCCAACTGGACGGGGGGCGTCAAGCCGGGGAACGGCCCCGTGTTGAGAATATTCGACAACTACGGCGCATTCAACAACAAGCTAGCCAAGAAGGTGCTGGAGGTGGCCAAGAGGCGCGGGATACCTATACAGATCGGCTCCGGCGGAGGGGGGACGGACGCGGCGGCCTTCTTCGTCTCGGGCATCCCCTCTGTGGCCATAGGCATACTCACCAAGTACTCTCACTCACCAGTAGAGATGGCCCACAGGGAAGATCTGAGAAACACGGTGGAGCTAATAGTGGCACTTGCAGAAGAGCTGAGTCAATAA